A window of Mangifera indica cultivar Alphonso chromosome 11, CATAS_Mindica_2.1, whole genome shotgun sequence contains these coding sequences:
- the LOC123229502 gene encoding uncharacterized protein LOC123229502 isoform X3 yields MITEMDSSRDMRRGVSRFSRQQMKQSGQRLCSATAGLDGVGDDDDFVSLEKSKKQRLIKKLSVVDKASSTYQDSETGCKMSSDRDRNNEFPSQSHSLISNGTAKSFTFPKKFFDDYNGVDHASVPRKLRSAMKKRHRKSISRSLPDSKKLNHTMGGVVSPKKNGLKKSKLNMKQGGLDWTTKQALGSITKDEEEVVETLYALAEMFSDNDTTDKNKLENSPSEAKHPALPECRESPTTAFEVSTEDLSSTCPMRTSEAAPSANLETLLKETAKINSLDKPTIEEKSVSHDNEIFPMKSDTCVPQVNLCSMMPSLAKTSYNDDKPSCDCEKLHVLTEISCDSGRSKQSVQRDASQLTMGAAVSGSQFEQQDMVMDSRKKSLALWPGLSPIVVPCSGCPGSSLQSSTANDPAWLDAAICVSNPCSFGIGPLYGKVSKGTTRRLLKRCAAHVYITHLIQDLKIPEKKQILSLQPNQVKLQHENQKPGLFKAINDFERVDKGANGVLLTNNATCNTTERDANDATSGILQQKRLYQDQPQNTEASRANTLQKQSFNFLSLSAGSVGVEANNSFNGAGNNGLEPSSQFQVSYLHSQAQHKFIPLSMSQTRYTSSVYPDHISASTSTQQLPPYLSSPYPGLHHTSSSTLLTKQRHQQQVWVAELAAQYRPGVTCTAMNQFPSWLNGREDPNLIPCLQSVSSLEVVGPKYGSIPQQQHQPQLVAIASSLPPLPRVKRLDRHLPSVYEEMEGGFHTSGALPLQLLCNERL; encoded by the exons atgatcaCAGAAATGGACAGTAGTCGAGACATGAGACGCGGAGTCAGTCGGTTCTCACGACAACAGATGAAGCAATCTGGACAGAGGCTCTGCTCTGCCACTGCTG GTTTGGATGGTGTTGGTGACGACGACGACTTTGTTTCTTTGGAGAAATCGAAGAAACAAAGactcattaaaaaattaagtgttGTTGATAAAGCCAGTTCAACTTACCAAGACTCTGAAACTGGCTGTAAAATGTCTTCTGATAGAGATAGAAACAATGAATTTCCTTCCCAGTCGCATTCTTTAATAAGTAATGGTACTGCCAAGAGTTTTACGTTCCCTAAGAAG TTTTTTGATGACTACAATGGCGTTGATCATGCATCTGTTCCCCGTAAGCTGCGGTCAG CTATGAAGAAGCGACATCGCAAATCTATCTCTCGATCTTTGCCAGATTCAAAGAAGCTGAACCATACAATGGGTGGAGTTGTATCACCCAAAAAGAATGGCTTGAAGAAGTCCAAACTGAACATG AAACAAGGTGGCTTGGACTGGACCACAAAGCAGGCTTTGGGGTCAATCACTAAAGACGAGGAAGAAGTTGTGGAGACCTTATATGCTTTGGCAGAAATGTTCTCTGACAATGACACCACTGATAAGAATAAATTGGAGAATTCCCCTTCGGAAGCAAAACATCCAGCTTTGCCAGAATGTAGGGAGAGCCCTACAACTGCATTTGAAG TTTCAACAGAGGACTTGAGCTCAACCTGCCCCATGAGAACTTCTGAGGCTGCTCCTTCTGCTAATCTAGAAACGTTGCTTAAAGAAACTGCTAAAATCAATTCTTTGGACAAACCCACTATTGAAGAAAAATCTGTTTCACATGACAATGAAATTTTCCCTATGAAATCAGATACCTGTGTTCCTCAAGTGAATCTATGTAGTATGATGCCTTCGTTGGCTAAGACTTCTTATAATGATGATAAGCCATCATGTGATTGTGAAAAGTTGCATGTTCTGACTGAAATAAGTTGTGATTCAGG TAGATCAAAGCAGTCTGTTCAAAGGGATGCATCACAGCTCACAATGGGG GCTGCGGTCAGTGGAAGTCAATTTGAACAACAAGATATGGTCATGGATTCCAGAAAAAAGA GCCTAGCATTGTGGCCTGGATTGTCACCGATAGTGGTTCCTTGTTCTGGCTGTCCTGGTTCTTCTTTGCA GTCCTCTACTGCAAATGATCCAGCTTGGCTAGATGCAGCCATATGTGTCTCCAACCCATGTTCATTTGGCATTGGACCTTTATATGGAAAG GTTTCTAAAGGGACCACTCGTAGGTTGCTGAAGAGGTGCGCAGCTCATGTCTACATCACTCATCTTATTCAGGATCTAAAAATACCTGAGAAGAAACAAATATTGTCTTTACAGCCTAATCAAGTGAAATTGCAACATGAAAATCAAAAGCCAGGGTTATTTAAGGCTATTAATGACTTTGAAAGGGTGGATAAAGGTGCAAATGGAGTTCTATTGACCAACAATGCAACTTGTAATACTACTGAAAGAGATGCAAATGATGCTACAAGTGGTATTCTTCAGCAGAAGAGGCTTTATCAAGATCAGCCTCAGAATACTGAAGCATCTCGAGCAAACACTTTGCAGAAGCAG AGTTTCAATTTCTTGTCTTTGTCAGCTGGAAGCGTTGGAGTAGAAGCTAATAACAGCTTTAACGGAGCTGGAAACAATGGATTAGAGCCATCATCACAGTTTCAAGTTTCTTATCTTCATTCGCAAGCGCAGCACAAATTCATACCTCTTTCTATGTCACAAACTCGCTATACCTCATCTGTTTACCCAGACCACATTTCTGCATCTACATCCACACAGCag TTACCTCCGTATCTCAGCAGCCCTTATCCTGGCCTACACCATACAAGTTCTTCCACACTCTTGACAAAGCAACGGCATCAACAACAGGTTTGGGTGGCAGAGCTAGCTGCCCAATACAGACCTGGGGTAACTTGTACAGCAATGAACCAATTTCCAAGCTGGCTAAATGGGAGAGAGGATCCTAACTTGATTCCATGCCTCCAGTCGGTTTCATCATTAGAAGTGGTTGGTCCCAAGTATGGTTCAATTCCTCAACAACAACATCAGCCACAGTTGGTGGCCATTGCTTCGTCTTTACCACCACTTCCAAGGGTGAAAAGGCTTGACCGCCATCTCCCATCAGTTTATGAAGAAATGGAAGGAGGGTTTCACACAAGTGGTGCATTACCTTTGCAATTACTCTGCAATGAACGCCTATAG
- the LOC123229502 gene encoding uncharacterized protein LOC123229502 isoform X2 — MITEMDSSRDMRRGVSRFSRQQMKQSGQRLCSATAGLDGVGDDDDFVSLEKSKKQRLIKKLSVVDKASSTYQDSETGCKMSSDRDRNNEFPSQSHSLISNGTAKSFTFPKKQFFDDYNGVDHASVPRKLRSAMKKRHRKSISRSLPDSKKLNHTMGGVVSPKKNGLKKSKLNMKQGGLDWTTKQALGSITKDEEEVVETLYALAEMFSDNDTTDKNKLENSPSEAKHPALPECRESPTTAFEVSTEDLSSTCPMRTSEAAPSANLETLLKETAKINSLDKPTIEEKSVSHDNEIFPMKSDTCVPQVNLCSMMPSLAKTSYNDDKPSCDCEKLHVLTEISCDSGSKQSVQRDASQLTMGAAVSGSQFEQQDMVMDSRKKSLALWPGLSPIVVPCSGCPGSSLQSSTANDPAWLDAAICVSNPCSFGIGPLYGKVSKGTTRRLLKRCAAHVYITHLIQDLKIPEKKQILSLQPNQVKLQHENQKPGLFKAINDFERVDKGANGVLLTNNATCNTTERDANDATSGILQQKRLYQDQPQNTEASRANTLQKQSFNFLSLSAGSVGVEANNSFNGAGNNGLEPSSQFQVSYLHSQAQHKFIPLSMSQTRYTSSVYPDHISASTSTQQLPPYLSSPYPGLHHTSSSTLLTKQRHQQQVWVAELAAQYRPGVTCTAMNQFPSWLNGREDPNLIPCLQSVSSLEVVGPKYGSIPQQQHQPQLVAIASSLPPLPRVKRLDRHLPSVYEEMEGGFHTSGALPLQLLCNERL; from the exons atgatcaCAGAAATGGACAGTAGTCGAGACATGAGACGCGGAGTCAGTCGGTTCTCACGACAACAGATGAAGCAATCTGGACAGAGGCTCTGCTCTGCCACTGCTG GTTTGGATGGTGTTGGTGACGACGACGACTTTGTTTCTTTGGAGAAATCGAAGAAACAAAGactcattaaaaaattaagtgttGTTGATAAAGCCAGTTCAACTTACCAAGACTCTGAAACTGGCTGTAAAATGTCTTCTGATAGAGATAGAAACAATGAATTTCCTTCCCAGTCGCATTCTTTAATAAGTAATGGTACTGCCAAGAGTTTTACGTTCCCTAAGAAG CAGTTTTTTGATGACTACAATGGCGTTGATCATGCATCTGTTCCCCGTAAGCTGCGGTCAG CTATGAAGAAGCGACATCGCAAATCTATCTCTCGATCTTTGCCAGATTCAAAGAAGCTGAACCATACAATGGGTGGAGTTGTATCACCCAAAAAGAATGGCTTGAAGAAGTCCAAACTGAACATG AAACAAGGTGGCTTGGACTGGACCACAAAGCAGGCTTTGGGGTCAATCACTAAAGACGAGGAAGAAGTTGTGGAGACCTTATATGCTTTGGCAGAAATGTTCTCTGACAATGACACCACTGATAAGAATAAATTGGAGAATTCCCCTTCGGAAGCAAAACATCCAGCTTTGCCAGAATGTAGGGAGAGCCCTACAACTGCATTTGAAG TTTCAACAGAGGACTTGAGCTCAACCTGCCCCATGAGAACTTCTGAGGCTGCTCCTTCTGCTAATCTAGAAACGTTGCTTAAAGAAACTGCTAAAATCAATTCTTTGGACAAACCCACTATTGAAGAAAAATCTGTTTCACATGACAATGAAATTTTCCCTATGAAATCAGATACCTGTGTTCCTCAAGTGAATCTATGTAGTATGATGCCTTCGTTGGCTAAGACTTCTTATAATGATGATAAGCCATCATGTGATTGTGAAAAGTTGCATGTTCTGACTGAAATAAGTTGTGATTCAGG ATCAAAGCAGTCTGTTCAAAGGGATGCATCACAGCTCACAATGGGG GCTGCGGTCAGTGGAAGTCAATTTGAACAACAAGATATGGTCATGGATTCCAGAAAAAAGA GCCTAGCATTGTGGCCTGGATTGTCACCGATAGTGGTTCCTTGTTCTGGCTGTCCTGGTTCTTCTTTGCA GTCCTCTACTGCAAATGATCCAGCTTGGCTAGATGCAGCCATATGTGTCTCCAACCCATGTTCATTTGGCATTGGACCTTTATATGGAAAG GTTTCTAAAGGGACCACTCGTAGGTTGCTGAAGAGGTGCGCAGCTCATGTCTACATCACTCATCTTATTCAGGATCTAAAAATACCTGAGAAGAAACAAATATTGTCTTTACAGCCTAATCAAGTGAAATTGCAACATGAAAATCAAAAGCCAGGGTTATTTAAGGCTATTAATGACTTTGAAAGGGTGGATAAAGGTGCAAATGGAGTTCTATTGACCAACAATGCAACTTGTAATACTACTGAAAGAGATGCAAATGATGCTACAAGTGGTATTCTTCAGCAGAAGAGGCTTTATCAAGATCAGCCTCAGAATACTGAAGCATCTCGAGCAAACACTTTGCAGAAGCAG AGTTTCAATTTCTTGTCTTTGTCAGCTGGAAGCGTTGGAGTAGAAGCTAATAACAGCTTTAACGGAGCTGGAAACAATGGATTAGAGCCATCATCACAGTTTCAAGTTTCTTATCTTCATTCGCAAGCGCAGCACAAATTCATACCTCTTTCTATGTCACAAACTCGCTATACCTCATCTGTTTACCCAGACCACATTTCTGCATCTACATCCACACAGCag TTACCTCCGTATCTCAGCAGCCCTTATCCTGGCCTACACCATACAAGTTCTTCCACACTCTTGACAAAGCAACGGCATCAACAACAGGTTTGGGTGGCAGAGCTAGCTGCCCAATACAGACCTGGGGTAACTTGTACAGCAATGAACCAATTTCCAAGCTGGCTAAATGGGAGAGAGGATCCTAACTTGATTCCATGCCTCCAGTCGGTTTCATCATTAGAAGTGGTTGGTCCCAAGTATGGTTCAATTCCTCAACAACAACATCAGCCACAGTTGGTGGCCATTGCTTCGTCTTTACCACCACTTCCAAGGGTGAAAAGGCTTGACCGCCATCTCCCATCAGTTTATGAAGAAATGGAAGGAGGGTTTCACACAAGTGGTGCATTACCTTTGCAATTACTCTGCAATGAACGCCTATAG
- the LOC123229502 gene encoding uncharacterized protein LOC123229502 isoform X1, with translation MITEMDSSRDMRRGVSRFSRQQMKQSGQRLCSATAGLDGVGDDDDFVSLEKSKKQRLIKKLSVVDKASSTYQDSETGCKMSSDRDRNNEFPSQSHSLISNGTAKSFTFPKKQFFDDYNGVDHASVPRKLRSAMKKRHRKSISRSLPDSKKLNHTMGGVVSPKKNGLKKSKLNMKQGGLDWTTKQALGSITKDEEEVVETLYALAEMFSDNDTTDKNKLENSPSEAKHPALPECRESPTTAFEVSTEDLSSTCPMRTSEAAPSANLETLLKETAKINSLDKPTIEEKSVSHDNEIFPMKSDTCVPQVNLCSMMPSLAKTSYNDDKPSCDCEKLHVLTEISCDSGRSKQSVQRDASQLTMGAAVSGSQFEQQDMVMDSRKKSLALWPGLSPIVVPCSGCPGSSLQSSTANDPAWLDAAICVSNPCSFGIGPLYGKVSKGTTRRLLKRCAAHVYITHLIQDLKIPEKKQILSLQPNQVKLQHENQKPGLFKAINDFERVDKGANGVLLTNNATCNTTERDANDATSGILQQKRLYQDQPQNTEASRANTLQKQSFNFLSLSAGSVGVEANNSFNGAGNNGLEPSSQFQVSYLHSQAQHKFIPLSMSQTRYTSSVYPDHISASTSTQQLPPYLSSPYPGLHHTSSSTLLTKQRHQQQVWVAELAAQYRPGVTCTAMNQFPSWLNGREDPNLIPCLQSVSSLEVVGPKYGSIPQQQHQPQLVAIASSLPPLPRVKRLDRHLPSVYEEMEGGFHTSGALPLQLLCNERL, from the exons atgatcaCAGAAATGGACAGTAGTCGAGACATGAGACGCGGAGTCAGTCGGTTCTCACGACAACAGATGAAGCAATCTGGACAGAGGCTCTGCTCTGCCACTGCTG GTTTGGATGGTGTTGGTGACGACGACGACTTTGTTTCTTTGGAGAAATCGAAGAAACAAAGactcattaaaaaattaagtgttGTTGATAAAGCCAGTTCAACTTACCAAGACTCTGAAACTGGCTGTAAAATGTCTTCTGATAGAGATAGAAACAATGAATTTCCTTCCCAGTCGCATTCTTTAATAAGTAATGGTACTGCCAAGAGTTTTACGTTCCCTAAGAAG CAGTTTTTTGATGACTACAATGGCGTTGATCATGCATCTGTTCCCCGTAAGCTGCGGTCAG CTATGAAGAAGCGACATCGCAAATCTATCTCTCGATCTTTGCCAGATTCAAAGAAGCTGAACCATACAATGGGTGGAGTTGTATCACCCAAAAAGAATGGCTTGAAGAAGTCCAAACTGAACATG AAACAAGGTGGCTTGGACTGGACCACAAAGCAGGCTTTGGGGTCAATCACTAAAGACGAGGAAGAAGTTGTGGAGACCTTATATGCTTTGGCAGAAATGTTCTCTGACAATGACACCACTGATAAGAATAAATTGGAGAATTCCCCTTCGGAAGCAAAACATCCAGCTTTGCCAGAATGTAGGGAGAGCCCTACAACTGCATTTGAAG TTTCAACAGAGGACTTGAGCTCAACCTGCCCCATGAGAACTTCTGAGGCTGCTCCTTCTGCTAATCTAGAAACGTTGCTTAAAGAAACTGCTAAAATCAATTCTTTGGACAAACCCACTATTGAAGAAAAATCTGTTTCACATGACAATGAAATTTTCCCTATGAAATCAGATACCTGTGTTCCTCAAGTGAATCTATGTAGTATGATGCCTTCGTTGGCTAAGACTTCTTATAATGATGATAAGCCATCATGTGATTGTGAAAAGTTGCATGTTCTGACTGAAATAAGTTGTGATTCAGG TAGATCAAAGCAGTCTGTTCAAAGGGATGCATCACAGCTCACAATGGGG GCTGCGGTCAGTGGAAGTCAATTTGAACAACAAGATATGGTCATGGATTCCAGAAAAAAGA GCCTAGCATTGTGGCCTGGATTGTCACCGATAGTGGTTCCTTGTTCTGGCTGTCCTGGTTCTTCTTTGCA GTCCTCTACTGCAAATGATCCAGCTTGGCTAGATGCAGCCATATGTGTCTCCAACCCATGTTCATTTGGCATTGGACCTTTATATGGAAAG GTTTCTAAAGGGACCACTCGTAGGTTGCTGAAGAGGTGCGCAGCTCATGTCTACATCACTCATCTTATTCAGGATCTAAAAATACCTGAGAAGAAACAAATATTGTCTTTACAGCCTAATCAAGTGAAATTGCAACATGAAAATCAAAAGCCAGGGTTATTTAAGGCTATTAATGACTTTGAAAGGGTGGATAAAGGTGCAAATGGAGTTCTATTGACCAACAATGCAACTTGTAATACTACTGAAAGAGATGCAAATGATGCTACAAGTGGTATTCTTCAGCAGAAGAGGCTTTATCAAGATCAGCCTCAGAATACTGAAGCATCTCGAGCAAACACTTTGCAGAAGCAG AGTTTCAATTTCTTGTCTTTGTCAGCTGGAAGCGTTGGAGTAGAAGCTAATAACAGCTTTAACGGAGCTGGAAACAATGGATTAGAGCCATCATCACAGTTTCAAGTTTCTTATCTTCATTCGCAAGCGCAGCACAAATTCATACCTCTTTCTATGTCACAAACTCGCTATACCTCATCTGTTTACCCAGACCACATTTCTGCATCTACATCCACACAGCag TTACCTCCGTATCTCAGCAGCCCTTATCCTGGCCTACACCATACAAGTTCTTCCACACTCTTGACAAAGCAACGGCATCAACAACAGGTTTGGGTGGCAGAGCTAGCTGCCCAATACAGACCTGGGGTAACTTGTACAGCAATGAACCAATTTCCAAGCTGGCTAAATGGGAGAGAGGATCCTAACTTGATTCCATGCCTCCAGTCGGTTTCATCATTAGAAGTGGTTGGTCCCAAGTATGGTTCAATTCCTCAACAACAACATCAGCCACAGTTGGTGGCCATTGCTTCGTCTTTACCACCACTTCCAAGGGTGAAAAGGCTTGACCGCCATCTCCCATCAGTTTATGAAGAAATGGAAGGAGGGTTTCACACAAGTGGTGCATTACCTTTGCAATTACTCTGCAATGAACGCCTATAG
- the LOC123230116 gene encoding snakin-2-like: MATAKPLLASLVISLLLLLHLVEADNMVITDAALGSPSPQIDCGGACSARCRLSSRPRRCKRACGTCCARCYCVPPGTAGNYEVCPCYASLTTHGG, encoded by the exons atggcAACTGCTAAGCCTTTGCTTGCTTCACTTGtcatctctcttcttcttcttcttcatcttgtgGAAGCTGATAACATG GTGATAACAGATGCAGCACTTGGCTCTCCCTCTCCGCAAATcg ACTGTGGTGGAGCATGCAGCGCCAGGTGCCGTTTATCCTCCAGGCCACGACGGTGCAAGAGAGCTTGCGGAACCTGTTGTGCACGTTGCTACTGTGTTCCTCCAGGAACTGCTGGTAACTACGAAGTCTGCCCCTGCTACGCCAGTTTAACCACCCACGGCGGCTGA
- the LOC123229962 gene encoding snakin-2-like: MYHKTITLKPFPYIIMATSKPLLASLVISLLLLLLLLHLVGADNMLNTDAALGSPTSQIDCGGACNARCRLASRQRLCKRACGTCCARCNCVPPGTAGNYEVCPCYASLTTHGGRRKCP; the protein is encoded by the exons ATGTACCACAAAACAATTACTCTTAAACCCTTTCCATACATTATAATGGCAACTTCTAAGCCTTTGCTTGCTTCACTTGtcatctctcttcttcttcttcttcttcttcttcatcttgtgGGAGCTGATAACATG CTGAACACAGATGCAGCACTTGGTTCTCCCACTTCGCAAATCG ACTGTGGAGGAGCATGCAATGCCAGGTGCCGTTTAGCATCCAGGCAACGACTGTGCAAAAGAGCTTGTGGAACTTGTTGTGCACGTTGCAACTGTGTTCCTCCAGGAACCGCTGGTAACTACGAGGTCTGCCCCTGCTACGCCAGCTTAACCACCCACGGTGGCCGACGCAAGTGCCCTTGA
- the LOC123229948 gene encoding uncharacterized protein LOC123229948, which translates to MVTTGNSHASSERQKWDKIFNGLVKMLNSQQEQLQSLVTERKILEDRIKMQHEKWVSDISLYEDHIGQMQSTIMAQEMTRLLEAAKSDMMLGLKNRETSLLELKLEHADDSLVDFRAWFDLLIQNPKDSGTNTFDGEARRIKLEFDKLASEKTAEVSALLAEKDFVWHQYKLLEKDLTTKLNSKRAEVDKANEKIAKLLATIEELQSSNKEKDEFIAKLKTEVAEKEAGTNKCSDEISRLSWELELLRKSRSASITPVLNPCVTAAKPSNMGGKSVTPLLKHLTTGSGNPGCKDSVRNKSNVVLKKELSAAQVPDLSHSEKGRKSSKRKVGDVCTISETPKLFTSKFKVPKLKASPCVIR; encoded by the exons ATGGTTACAACAGGGAATTCTCACGCCTCTTCAGAACGTCAGAAATGGGACAAAATCTTCAACGGTCTGGTTAAAATGTTAAATTCCCAACAGGAACAGCTCCAGAGTCTCGTTACCGAGAGGAAGATCCTCGAAGATCGCATAAAGATGCAACACGAAAAGTGGGTGTCTGATATTAGTCTCTACGAAGATCATATTGGTCAA ATGCAGAGTACTATTATGGCACAGGAGATGACACGCTTGCTTGAGGCCGCCAAATCTGATATGATGCTGGGATTGAAGAATAGAGAGACTTCTCTCTTGGAACTTAAACTAG AGCACGCAGATGACAGTTTGGTTGATTTCAGGGCCTGGTTTGACTTGCTCATACAAAACccaaaa GATAGTGGTACAAACACTTTTGATGGGGAAGCAAGAAGAATAAAGCTTGAATTTGATAAACTTGCTTCTGAAAAGACAGCTGAAGTATCTGCACTCTTGGCAGAAAAAGACTTTGTATGGCACCAGTATAAGCTTTTGGAAAAAGATCTCACTACTAAATTAAATAGCAAGCGTGCAGAAGTTGATAAAGCAAATGAGAAGATTGCGAAGCTTCTTGCTACTATAGAGGAGCTTCAGTCATCCAACAAAGAGAAGGATGAATTTATTGCAAAGTTAAAAACTGAAGTTGCTGAGAAGGAGGCTGGCACAAATAAATGCAGTGATGAAATCTCCAGACTCTCATGGGAATTGGAGCTATTAAGAAAGTCTAGAAGTGCTTCAATTACACCTGTCTTAAATCCTTGTGTGACAGCAGCTAAACCTTCCAACATGGGAGGCAAGAGTGTGACACCTCTGTTAAAACATCTCACAACAGGAAGTGGAAATCCAGGATGTAAGGATAGTGTCAGGAACAAAAGTAATGTTGTTCTGAAGAAAGAGCTGTCGGCTGCACAAGTCCCTGATCTCTCACACTCTGAGAAG GGCAGAAAAAGTTCAAAGAGAAAAGTGGGTGATGTTTGTACAATTTCAGAAACTCCAAAGTTGTTCACATCTAAATTTAAAGTCCCCAAATTGAAGGCATCTCCTTGTGTTATAAGATGA